A window of Pseudoalteromonas sp. MEBiC 03607 genomic DNA:
GGTATCGGAAGTGTAATTTTAACGGCTGAGCGTATCCGTTTTTCCCAATCAATGGCAATGATGTTAGAAGCTGGTTTACAGCTAGATACAACACTGGAGTTGACAGCCAACACTTTAAAACATCCAGAATTAAAACGAGATGCCAAACTAGCACTTAAGCAGCTAAAAACCGGTAAACAGTTGAGTCATGTGTTAGAAAAAACACGCATATTTCCAGACTTTTTTCTATCGATAATCAAAGTTGGCGAAGAAACAGGGCGTTTACCAAGAGTTTTTTCAGAAGTTGCTCAGCGTAGTAAATCTGAATTGGAAGGAATTATTAAAAAGCTGACCACTATGCTAGAACCTATAATGCTTATTTTTATGGGTGGTTTTGTTGGTGGTATCGTAATCACTATGTTGATGAGTATGGTATCAATTAATGATGTCCCCTTTTAAAATCAAAGGATTCTCTCTCATTGAGCTAATGGTCGTTATGGCAATAATGGCTGTTTTAATGGGGTTGACGGGCGGTGTTATTGTTAAGAATGTTGCTCAACAGACTCGTTTAGTTGAGCTTGAAAAAACCCAAAATTACTTCAAAATGCTGAGTTATAAGGCATATTATGGCGGCTATCCTATAAAGGTTGATCTTGATGGCAGCATGTTCAAAATCAGTATTGCCGATCAAGTCACGAATCTTGAATTTGAAGAACTTGAGTTTGAAAAGTCAAGTTATACCATAAACACAAAATCAGCCATTATGCCGAACTCCTTCACTGTAAAGTGGAATGAAACTAGTCGTGAATTTCCAATAAATACAATGTTCAAGCCTTATGAATAAAAATAAAGGGTTTACGCTGCTTGAAGTATTAATCGCGGCGATTATTTTGTTTACAGCATTAGCTTTAGCGAGTGAAATTTTTAAAAGTGCTACATTATCAACTGATATTGCAGTTAAAAATGCCAAGTACTTCCAAATCACCCCTTCAGCTATCACTGCTATAAAATTCGATCTGCGAAGTAAAGTAAAAAATCGCGACATACCAGAAGCAGATGGTGAATTGGAGTTATTTGGTATTTATTACTCTTGGCAAGCAAATCGAGAAACTTTTAATAGCCCGCCGACAGATGAGTTATCTGATTTTTCAGAGCGAAACCGTTTCTCAATTTATAATGTAGATATACTTGCTAAAAGTGCAGGCCGAGAAAGAGAGTTCTCTTTTAAGGTTGCAACATGGTGAGAATACAAAGTAAACAAACTGGCTTTACATTAATCGAGCTTTTGTTAGCTACAAGTGTATTGATGCTAGTGTTATATGCAGGATATTTTGGCTATGGTTTGTACACTCAAAAATGGCAGACAAGAACCAACTACTTTTGGCAGCAAAGCCAACAAGCACTTGCATTCGATGCAATTACTCGAGTCTTTGAATCAGCAAGCACATACGTTGTTGAATCGGATAAAAACGAGCCTGCACAATATTTTTCAGGTGACAAAGAAAGAGTCATATTTATAAGCACTTCACCTTTATTTAACCATGAAGCTTCTGTCGTAGAATTTAAGATACTACAAAATGATGGAGTTTATTCACTCGTATATAATGAGGCTTCAATGAGAAATAACTTACTGTTGAAACA
This region includes:
- a CDS encoding prepilin-type N-terminal cleavage/methylation domain-containing protein, yielding MNKNKGFTLLEVLIAAIILFTALALASEIFKSATLSTDIAVKNAKYFQITPSAITAIKFDLRSKVKNRDIPEADGELELFGIYYSWQANRETFNSPPTDELSDFSERNRFSIYNVDILAKSAGREREFSFKVATW
- a CDS encoding type II secretion system protein produces the protein MMSPFKIKGFSLIELMVVMAIMAVLMGLTGGVIVKNVAQQTRLVELEKTQNYFKMLSYKAYYGGYPIKVDLDGSMFKISIADQVTNLEFEELEFEKSSYTINTKSAIMPNSFTVKWNETSREFPINTMFKPYE
- a CDS encoding prepilin-type N-terminal cleavage/methylation domain-containing protein, with the protein product MVRIQSKQTGFTLIELLLATSVLMLVLYAGYFGYGLYTQKWQTRTNYFWQQSQQALAFDAITRVFESASTYVVESDKNEPAQYFSGDKERVIFISTSPLFNHEASVVEFKILQNDGVYSLVYNEASMRNNLLLKQSDVIEWEHQVTLLENLKRISFVYYGWSGLDEVSRNYKEDNVNSQTKPQLYAKHVMEDIRILPISLTLEIEGHEGERSHFPVALPEEAFSVLIDYLRLEI